AAAAGATTAAAACTACTTCTAAATTcttctaccttttttttactcgCCTTACTAATTCTATAAGACACCACTATCCGGTGAATAGCTTACTTCAAATAAACTTAACCACTAACAATTCTTTTCTGCTTTTATTACCCCCACCCtacttaaaaatttttgacCCCTTAACAGACGGCATTCATTTCAGGAGTTTCTCCATACTTACCGTAAGGGAGTGGATCCTACTGAAATGGTTTGGCACCTTCGTAGCAGTAGCTGCTTACTAATTTCCAACCTactaaaacattttaaaccCACTAAAATGTCGTGAACTTGCTTCTTGTTATTGTTTATTCAGGTTGTCAGCACGTATTCAAGAAAACTTTTCTAAGTGCAAGTTTAAAACCAATAGTAAACATGCATGAATATGCGTGGATAATATCGAAGTATCCAACAGTTACTTTAAAGTAACTGTTggataaacaaaaaactgaACGACATAAACATAACACTTACATTCCGTCTACAAAACGGTTGtacgatttcaaaaattttgccATAGCTTGTGGCTCTTGTTTCTTTGATCTCTTTCTTGTGGTAGCATTGGTGTCGGCAGTCAAGCAACAGCGATCGATAACATCCAGAACTCCATACATGGCGGGATATTGCATGTTGATGACATAATAAACCCCCAACAATTTGGCAATGACTTCGAAAACGACTATAACCGAAATGTTTGTGTAGTTCAGAATACCGCCTCCTAATATCACCATGGTCGTCAACACATCTTTCTTCCAAATGAGCAGGGCATAGGGATTCTGTCCGTTTTTGGCTGGCTCAATCAATGATTTTTcctattaaaaaatcatttaaaaaatagtgcTACCTATTAATCTTAAATGTAAGATTAATTATTACCTCGAAATTAATGAATAGAGGAGCTGATGCTGAAACACCCCTTTTGCTGGAACAAAAGTTGATTGATCGTAAGAAGTAAGTCGATACTTTCTCTTGGCTCTGACTTTCTGAGACCCTCTGCCAATAGGGGATGGTTTGTAAGTAAATACTTCTTCAACGTTGAAagcaatttttcaaagttgctTTTGAACTTATCGACACCTAACGAGCAAAGTGGTTCCATTCTTAAAAATTCTTGGGAAACctgtttgaaaatgaaattcatatAATTTGCAAAACATAACATTTACAACATTATTATTACCCCTTCAATTGTTCTGTAAATCGGGGCAATGTCAAAACATTCTTTTGTTGATTTAGCTTTGTGAATTTTATCTCTCCTTTGACGAAAAGCGTTTTGTTCTTCGACATCAGTGGGAGACATATCAGGAATCACGGCAGTAACTTTTTCATTCTCTTTGCCTTCCTTTTTTGAAAGCCGCTTCTTTTTATGTTGGTCTCCATGAGCTAAAGCATTCTGGTAGTTTCCAATCATTTTGGTCAACTTATCCTTGAAAACAAcctaaaaatgaattcaagaaattgaaattaaattgaagCCTTGAACATAAAACCATTTCGACTTACCCAGTTCCCATTATCGGAGCACTCGTGTTGAAAATGTGGAAATCTATCCACAATCATTTTGCTGTACATGTTGTACTCTGATtaagtcctttttttctggtcgCAACATTAACAGGTGTCTTCCACACACACGCGTAAAGCGACTTTCATGATGTGCAAGGGTGTCGGTCTCGATTGCCCGCACCAAAATTTCGTTGAATTGCCATGGTGCCATGCCATAACTTGGGATAGTTAGTGGAGGAAATGGATTGTctgaaaaaatcaataaaaattgcatttcTACATTAGTAATACATGTattcattattattgaaaattaaagaaattagtCGTTCACTATTACCTTTCGATTTTTGGCCAGAAGCTTCATCATTTTCGCTTGATGTTGTGATCCCTGATTTATCACCAGCCTTTTCTTGGTCACAGCTTTCTTCTCCTGATGATGAGTCACAGATTCGTTCTTGGTTGCCTGAGCTTGATGGTGATGAATCATAAGTGCTGGGCtcgctttgtttttcaaatggcaCACCTGTAGTACACAATTTCGTTGTGAAGTGAAAAGTGTGAAACTGTTGAGAGACACCCGGGTCGGTCTGAGTACTTGTAGCGAACCCTCCTCGCAATGGAATGCTTTCACTGTTATCCAGAACACTAGAATTGGGAGACCTCTGACTGTCATCGTAGAGTGGTTGTGAATATACTTGCTGAGAATCCATTGTGGGACAATATATATTCTGACCTATATAGATATAATGAAAATTAAGTATGAAGTTACAGACAATAGCAATTAAAACTACTTACTTTCTAAAAGATTAGGTGTGGTTTGAAATTGGTCTTCATCTTTCGCAGTCATATTGTGATGTTCTCTGTGTTGGTCTAATAGCAAACTTTGTTCTGGACATACTTGCGATTCAGTACATTGGGATTGGcctgaatataaaaaaaagagttttagTATCTACAATGTAAAGCGATTAGTTTTTAACAACCCTTAGTTTTCCAACATTGACTGCGTCCCATTTTCAGCTTCAACTAAATTCAACATCACCActttggaattaaatttttggccCTGTCTGGAATTACATAGGTTTCTGTCATAAGAAACTCGTCGTCGAAATCTTCAtcgaatatatatatttctactTGATCAACTGGCACAACATCCAGTCCCAGTAAATGAATTTTACTCTCTGACGCAAGTTTTTGGAAGAAACATATGTTTAACCACCCACAAATCAGGCTCTGTCAATGAGTGTCTACTTGGAATATCTACGATTGCTTTCATTCTCGCACCATTTTCAACATTGtatgaaacaataaattttctACTTTCGTCCAtcatgaaatatttgaaaacgaCAGAGCTGTAGACTTCACATTTATTTCAAGCATGACAAAATTTCAGGCACGGAATTGCGAAGTCACATCAAAATTTTCGGTCATTCCCTTAACACATTGCAACCCTGGTAGCACGCCTCTATCTATAGGATATACGTCGCCCATCTTTTCAGCCGAGTGAGGTATCTTAACTCGACGTCCATAGGATTGCCTATGTCTATACTAATGTCACGCTTTAAGACATCCAAATGGGTACGGCTTACAGCCGTCTtcaaaaaacttaaattttagcaaaaagaaaaaagaaacgttcctCGATGGGCGCGAAACCACGTTCTTTGGAGAGGTACTCCAGTGCTCTACTCACTACACCACTCTATATTATTTTCATCTGTATTTGGTTCAAAGGCTCTAAACTAATACtagcagttaaaattatgaaaatttaaagtccTTGTCTTCCGCATCTATCCTGTGGACAGATAATTTGGACATCTCACAGACGTCATGTTACGTCTGTCTGTTAAACGTCTAATTTGTAGACACAAATGGATGTCCGTGATCGTATGAGAAACGTAGATCTATAGGACATCTATACGAAGATAGCATAAGGCCGTAGTAAATTGAGTATCCATGTGATATCCAATTTAGGTTGTAGATAGATCAGATTTGATTTTgacattaagacatctatatgATAGACGATGGATGTAAGTGTGCTACCAGGGAATACATTCAATATAATGATTGGTTATTGTTTCATAAAAATTAACTTATTTCATTCAAAACAGAAATTTATGCATATATTTCAATTATGCAAAATGTAATATCAAATGAGACTTcccatttatattttaaaataaatgtgttAAAGTGAACTGCTTACTGGCAACTCAGCCCAGAGATTCTCAGCGTAAGACGCCATTGTTTTGTTTAGGACTCTGAAAACACTCCTCTCCGATTTCTTCTAAGATTGTGGTCATTTTGAATAAGAATGGTTAAATTACGATAACGAGACTGAAACGAAACGAAGGTAACcttacttattattattatttttaagagCTATACTCATAACTTTATTCTTTGCCATCTCTAGATTAATTtgactattttctttttgtggttGGTGAGTACATGACAACAGTCATGTTCGTGTCACTTGAACCAGCACTTCCCGTTCTATTCATTACATAAAGTGCTTCGTCGAAAGTAAAGTTTAAATTGATTAATGGCCTGAAGATGTTTGGTTCCATGTTGACAAGCTATATCATCAGACCATGTTTACACACAACTACACAAGGTAAAGTTTgtaattgaataaaataacaCCATTTTAAATACAGATTTGTTGCTATTCTGATTTCTAGGGTCAAGTAATTGATGATATTACAGCAGCAACTTTGGAAGATGCAGCACAGTATTGTAAAGCAAACAGCATCCAAGTGAATAATACGAACAACATTGATGTTTTTTCACCCTGTGGTCTAATTAGATAAAGACTCCTGGTATGTAAGTTGGACAAGTTGGATTATCCACTTTGCTAACAATCATGTTGCTATAGGTTCGCAAGATTAGGGTGGAGAAAAGAATTACTGAAATTGTAAACCGTCTCAACATAACCAAAGTGGATTCAATGTTTGAAAGACAACAGAGAGACTATGCAGAAAGAGACGACAAGAAGACTCCTTAAATAACGAAAAGAAAGGGAGAGAAGTAGAAGAGCGAAAACAGGATAAAGCTGAA
The sequence above is drawn from the Daphnia pulicaria isolate SC F1-1A chromosome 1, SC_F0-13Bv2, whole genome shotgun sequence genome and encodes:
- the LOC124327594 gene encoding uncharacterized protein LOC124327594, which translates into the protein MLNLVEAENGTQSMLESQSQCTESQVCPEQSLLLDQHREHHNMTAKDEDQFQTTPNLLESQNIYCPTMDSQQVYSQPLYDDSQRSPNSSVLDNSESIPLRGGFATSTQTDPGVSQQFHTFHFTTKLCTTGVPFEKQSEPSTYDSSPSSSGNQERICDSSSGEESCDQEKAGDKSGITTSSENDEASGQKSKDNPFPPLTIPSYGMAPWQFNEILVRAIETDTLAHHESRFTRVCGRHLLMLRPEKKDLIRVQHVQQNDCG